The following DNA comes from Pseudomonadota bacterium.
AGATTATGGCCTTGGGAATTGATTTGATCGTAGGTGCCGTCCTGTTTCATGTTCTGCAGGGCGGTATTCAGTTGTGGCACAAGGGCTGCGTGGTCTTTGTGGAGATAAAGATAGGTGTCAATGGTGGCCAGCGGCGGCTCAAGGACACGTATATTCCGGAGGTTGAGCTGCTTGATCATGCTCAGGCCGGCAAGCAGTTCACAGACAACAATATCGGTGCGGTCTTTGGCAAGGAGTTCAAAGAGGAGTTTCATGTCCTTTACCACCAGCAGGGACTTGGGATTGTCAATGTATGCTTCAACGCCTTTATGGCCATTGATGTGGGCAACGTTATAGGGGTTGAGTGAAGCCCAAGAATCGGTGCTGAACGTGAAATTTTTTGAAAAGGCAACAAGCTTTCCGGTCTCCAGAAGTTCCGGAACCCGGATCAGATTGGGAAAGTTTTTCTCGATGCCGGCCACCCGTCCTGCGTCCCCAGCCGCCAGACCCATATTGGCATTGATCAGGGCCCGTTCCGGGGGTAAACTCTGGATGAATATTTTTAATCCTACGCGGCTGAATAGTTGGTGAAGCAGTTGATCGCTGATACCGGTCTGATCGTCAAGGTGATAGGGCGGCATGTGACAGGTGTTGAGCACCAGGACTTCCTGGGCTGATGCCTGAAGCGGGAAAAGCAAAAGAAAAAACAGCAGCAGAGATCCCATGTCCTCCCCCCCCCAGGGAATGAACACTTTTTCCTTAGCGTTTATATAAATGAGATATTATTGTTTATCATAATTACTATCAGAAATCCCAGAAAAATATTCCGTTAGACTTTTTTGGCAGGTTTTTTGTTAAAAGATAGAATTTATGATTGTTTGGCTCTTCAGTCATTTCACTGCGGACATGAGTGCAGGGCATGCTGATTTGATCATCACAGGAAGAAAAAATTAAAACTGGAAAGAAAATGGAAGGAGCAAAAGGCACCAGCCTGGTTCAGGTAATGGCCGATTTTATTGAGCAGGGTCTTGTTGAAAATATCGTTATCATGTTCAAGCGTGACCCATCATTATACCCGCTCACCGGAGAACTTCTCCGTGATCCAAGATTCATGGTGCGCATGGGAGTCTCCATACTGTTTGAGGACTTGGCGGTTGTCCGGCCGGACGACATAGCCCTTGCCGTTCCGTCGCTTCTCCCGCTGTTAAATGATCATACGGCCCATGTCAGAGGGGAGGCGGTGAATATGCTGGGGATTATCGGCACAGAAGAAGCGTTGCGCCATGTTGCCCGGATGGTGGATGATCCTGATCCGCAGGTTTCCGAAATCGCCCGGGATATCCTCAGCGCTTGATTTCTTCTGGGAAGTGTTATTGAGGATTGTGTAAAAATTTATAAATCCTGAGATCATGAAAGGTTGCATTAGCTGCAGATCCGCGAAATTTTCCGTTCGGCTATAGTTTTCTATGCCAAACGGAAAATGACAATGGAGATGCGGCAAATGCGGATTTTCAGGGTCTCAGGATTCTTTCCAGTCGGGCCGCAGCGACAACTCAGTAAGCTGCTTGCGGGCGACCGCAGACGGAGCGTCGGTAAGCGGACAGGTTGCCTTCTGGGTTTTGGGAAAGGCGATTACGTCTCTGATCGTATCTTTACCTGCGAGAATCATCATCAGCCGGTCAAGGCCAAAGGCAATGCCGCCGTGGGGCGGAGCGCCCATTTCCAGCGCTTTCAGCAGAAAGTCAAATTTTTCCGCCGCGTCTTCTTCGGAAATGCCCAGGGCGGAGAATATTTTTGACTGCAATTCCTTCTGGTGAATGCGAATGCTGCCGCCGCCGATTTCCGTGCCGTTCAGGACCAGATCGTAGGCGCGGCTGCGAACGTTTCCGGGGTCGGATTCAAGCAGGGCAAGGTCTCGTTCCTGGGGCGCGGTAAAAGGATGATGCACGGCAACATGGCGTTTTGCTTCATGATCGTACTCAAGCAGAGGGAAATCCGTGACCCAGGTAAATGTCAAAACATTCTTGTCAATCATCCCGAGCCGGCGGGCAAGCTCAATTCTCAATTCCGAAAGAGCCTGGTGAACGATAGCGGGTTTGTCGGCGACAAAGAACAGCAGATCGCCTTCCGCTGCGCCGAGGGTATCCGCCATCCTGCTTCGTTCTTCGTCAGTGAAGAATTTTGCAATGGGCGACTGCCACTCGCCGGCAGCCTTCATTTTCACCCAGGCAAGGCCTTTGGCCCCGAACTGGGAGACATAGTCGGTGAGATCGTCGAGGTCCTTACGCGAGAAATCCGCACAACCCTTGGCGTTGATGCTTTTGACTATTCCGCCCGTTTCAACCACCGAGCGGAAAACCTTGAAACTGCATTCTTTGACAATGTCGGTGAGAGAAATGAGTTCAAGGCCGAATCTGGTGTCCGGACGGTCGGTGCCGAAGCGGGCGATTGATTCGGCGTAGGTTATCCGCGGAAACGGCGGCGCCAGTTCTTTTCCCAGGGTGTCTTTCACCAGGTTTTTGATCATTCCTTCGGTGATTTTATACAGATCTTCCTCATCCACAAAGGAGAGTTCCATGTCCACCTGGGTGAATTCCGGCTGCCGGTCGGCGCGCAGGTCTTCATCGCGAAAACAGCGGACAATCTGATAATAGCGGTCCATGCCGGCGATCATCAGCAGCTGCTTGAAAAGTTGTGGGGACTGGGGGAGCGCATAGAATTTTCCCGGATTCACCCGGCTGGGAACCAGGTAGTCGCGGGCCCCTTCAGGAGTGGACTTGGTCAGCACCGGAGTTTCAATCTCAAGAAAATTATTGGCATCGAGATACGAACGCATGGACTGGCAAGCCTTGTGGCGCATAATGAGATTGTTTGCCATTTCCGGGCGGCGCAGGTCGAGATAGCGGTATTTGAGGCGGAGATTTTCGGAAACATCTGCTTCTTCATCCAGCGGGAAAGGCGGGGTCAGACTGGTATTCAGGATGCGGAGTTCATTGACCAGAATCTCGATTTCACCGGTTGAGAGCTTGGGATTCTTCATACCATCCGGCCGGTTTTCAACCACGCCCTTAACCGCGAGGACCCACTCGCTTCTGAGGGCATGAGCCTTGGCGTGCACTTCCGGGTTGATTTCCGGATTGAAGACAATCTGGGTAATACCCCAGCGGTCGCGGAGGTCGATAAAAATGACCCCGCCGTGGTCCCGGCGGCGAAGGACCCAGCCCATGAGAGTAACTTCCTGGCCTAAATCTTCTTTCCCGAGGGCGTCACAGGAATGGCTTCTTTTAAGATTTCCCATGGAT
Coding sequences within:
- the aspS gene encoding aspartate--tRNA ligase; the encoded protein is MESMGNLKRSHSCDALGKEDLGQEVTLMGWVLRRRDHGGVIFIDLRDRWGITQIVFNPEINPEVHAKAHALRSEWVLAVKGVVENRPDGMKNPKLSTGEIEILVNELRILNTSLTPPFPLDEEADVSENLRLKYRYLDLRRPEMANNLIMRHKACQSMRSYLDANNFLEIETPVLTKSTPEGARDYLVPSRVNPGKFYALPQSPQLFKQLLMIAGMDRYYQIVRCFRDEDLRADRQPEFTQVDMELSFVDEEDLYKITEGMIKNLVKDTLGKELAPPFPRITYAESIARFGTDRPDTRFGLELISLTDIVKECSFKVFRSVVETGGIVKSINAKGCADFSRKDLDDLTDYVSQFGAKGLAWVKMKAAGEWQSPIAKFFTDEERSRMADTLGAAEGDLLFFVADKPAIVHQALSELRIELARRLGMIDKNVLTFTWVTDFPLLEYDHEAKRHVAVHHPFTAPQERDLALLESDPGNVRSRAYDLVLNGTEIGGGSIRIHQKELQSKIFSALGISEEDAAEKFDFLLKALEMGAPPHGGIAFGLDRLMMILAGKDTIRDVIAFPKTQKATCPLTDAPSAVARKQLTELSLRPDWKES
- a CDS encoding HEAT repeat domain-containing protein; this encodes MEGAKGTSLVQVMADFIEQGLVENIVIMFKRDPSLYPLTGELLRDPRFMVRMGVSILFEDLAVVRPDDIALAVPSLLPLLNDHTAHVRGEAVNMLGIIGTEEALRHVARMVDDPDPQVSEIARDILSA
- a CDS encoding transporter substrate-binding domain-containing protein, with protein sequence MGSLLLFFLLLFPLQASAQEVLVLNTCHMPPYHLDDQTGISDQLLHQLFSRVGLKIFIQSLPPERALINANMGLAAGDAGRVAGIEKNFPNLIRVPELLETGKLVAFSKNFTFSTDSWASLNPYNVAHINGHKGVEAYIDNPKSLLVVKDMKLLFELLAKDRTDIVVCELLAGLSMIKQLNLRNIRVLEPPLATIDTYLYLHKDHAALVPQLNTALQNMKQDGTYDQINSQGHNLKGAANR